GGCAATTGCAGCAGTCATGTGGCCCGGCATATCAATTTCAGGAACTATCGTGATAAACCTCTCAGCCGCATACTTTACAATTTCCTTTGCCTGCTCCTGTGTATAAAATCCGCCATAAGGCTTGCCGTCCCATTTACCTGGCAATTTGCCAATTACGGTCTCTTTTCTCATGGAACCTATCTTGGTCAAATTAGGATATTTCTTAATCTCAATTCTCCAGCCCTGATCATCAGAAAGATGCCAGTGAAAAGTATTGCAATTGTGAAGAGCAAGAATATCAATGAATTGCTTAACCTCTTCAACGCTCCAAAAATGACGTGAACAATCCAGCATCATACCCCTCCACGCAAAACGCGGAGCATCAGATATTTGGCAGGCCGGCACTGTTATGCTTTTGTAGTTCCCGACAGTTTTTTTTGCATTGCCAGACGTTGCCACAGTCTTTGCCTTTGCAACCGGCAGCGCCTTGCGCAAAGTCTGAAGTCCGTAAAAGACACCCGCATCCGAACCACCGTCAATCACGATTGTCTTCTCAGCAACCATCATCTTATATGCCTCCTTATTTTTAGAAAGGCACATTCCCTCTTCATTATTGCATTTTGCATCCTTGCCGTTATGCATGTGCTCACCATCATGAACTCTCAGCACAATAGCATTCTGCAACTTACTGAAGCTCTTGTACATGCCGTAATGCTTCTGACCAGGTGCAGCTGGCTTGTCAAACGGTTTAATTGCAACCTCAATCCCCGTAGCATCCTTAATATACTGCTGCAAAAACTTGGCGTTGCTCACCATCTTGGCATCAGCCGCATCATAACGGACAACCGTAGAACTACTTAACACAAAGCTCTTTGCAGGAACTGCAGAAGTAGCAGCATTCCCCGCAGAAACAGAGGTAATCTCCATAGGTTTAGGAATCACCTGATTAAAATCCGCCTTGCCGCTCTGGGCAAGCGCGCTGCCAACAAACGCTACACACATAACAAACGGTAAAAAAATCCTTTTCATATCCTTTAAGTTTAAATTATCCAAAAGCCAAAAGTACGTCGTAATAACCAATAATACGCCGTAATAACCAATAATACGCTGTTATATCCAATATCACGTCGTCATATCCAATATTACGCTGTCATATCCGGTAATACGGCGTTACAGCATTTGTACATTAACTGTTACAAAAATAAAAATTATTTTTTGAAATGCAAGCATTAATAAATTTTTTTATTATATTTGCTTTACAAAGCAAGAGGTTTTATTAACATCTTGCTCCTAAACTAAAGATTGAATTAACCTGTAAAGGGACTTTATTATGACAGATTTTAATCGCAGAGATTTTATTAAGAAGGCTGCGCTTGCAGCTTCAGCGGCCGTTGTAACTCCTTCACTTCTAAATGGTGCGGAGCGTACGGCAAATATCAATTCTATTATCGGCGGTAAAGGCGGAGATGGGGTAAGCGTTGGAGAATTTGGCAATAAGCTGATTGTTCCAAAGGAGAATGGCATACGCATTACGGGTACTTTCCTGGATGAGATTTCCCACGATATTCCTCACCAGAACTGGGGGGAGAAGGAATGGGACCGTGATTTCAGATACATGAAAGACATTGGCATTGATACAGTTATAGAGATTCGCTCAGGTTACAGAAAGTTCATTACATGGCCAAGTCCATACCTATTAAAGAAAGGGTGCTACATGCCTTCAGTTGATTTGGTAGATATGTTTTTGAGGCTTGCGGAAAAGTACGGAATGAAATATTATTTTGGACTTTATGATTCCGGAAGATACTGGGACACAGGAGATATGACATGGGAGATAGAGGACAACAAATATGTCATTGATGAGATTTGGAAGATGTATGGGAGCAAGTACAAGAGTTTCCAGGGATGGTATATCAGCGGAGAAATCAGCCGCCGTACCAAGGGCGCTATCAGCGCTTTCCATCAAATGGGCAAGCAGTGCAAAGATGTTTCCGGCGGTCTTCATACTTTTATTTCTCCATGGATTGACGGAAAGAAAGCCGTAATGGGAACCGGCAAAATGACTAATGATCAGGCAATTTCAGTGCAGGAGCACGAGAAGGAGTGGAATGAAATATTTGACGGAATTCATGATGTTGTGGATGCTTGCGCATTCCAGGACGGTCACATAGATTATGATGAGCTGGACGCGTTTTTCTCTGTAAATAAGAAACTTGCAGA
The window above is part of the Bacteroidales bacterium genome. Proteins encoded here:
- a CDS encoding beta-N-acetylhexosaminidase, which codes for MKRIFLPFVMCVAFVGSALAQSGKADFNQVIPKPMEITSVSAGNAATSAVPAKSFVLSSSTVVRYDAADAKMVSNAKFLQQYIKDATGIEVAIKPFDKPAAPGQKHYGMYKSFSKLQNAIVLRVHDGEHMHNGKDAKCNNEEGMCLSKNKEAYKMMVAEKTIVIDGGSDAGVFYGLQTLRKALPVAKAKTVATSGNAKKTVGNYKSITVPACQISDAPRFAWRGMMLDCSRHFWSVEEVKQFIDILALHNCNTFHWHLSDDQGWRIEIKKYPNLTKIGSMRKETVIGKLPGKWDGKPYGGFYTQEQAKEIVKYAAERFITIVPEIDMPGHMTAAIASYPLLSCSGEPRDVWTQWGISDGILCVGKETTFEFVKGVLDELMEIFPGKVIHIGGDECPESNWEKCPLCQKLVEKEGYKTDAKSNAFRKLQYYFTGRIDKYLASKGREIIGWDEIQGGDLAKDDIIMSWQGEVGGMTAVRNGHDAVMAPNTYLYFDYYQAKNVDKEPFAIGGYIPVRQVYSYEPVPSSLSKEESKHIRGLQANLWTEYIPTFQQAEYMILPRLAALCEVQWSQPQNKNYESFLLRMNSMRKFYDLYNYNYAKHIFDGSDK
- a CDS encoding DUF4434 domain-containing protein, whose translation is MTDFNRRDFIKKAALAASAAVVTPSLLNGAERTANINSIIGGKGGDGVSVGEFGNKLIVPKENGIRITGTFLDEISHDIPHQNWGEKEWDRDFRYMKDIGIDTVIEIRSGYRKFITWPSPYLLKKGCYMPSVDLVDMFLRLAEKYGMKYYFGLYDSGRYWDTGDMTWEIEDNKYVIDEIWKMYGSKYKSFQGWYISGEISRRTKGAISAFHQMGKQCKDVSGGLHTFISPWIDGKKAVMGTGKMTNDQAISVQEHEKEWNEIFDGIHDVVDACAFQDGHIDYDELDAFFSVNKKLADKYGMQCWTNAESFDRDMPINFLPIKFDKLRMKLEAAKRCNYDKAITFEFSHFMSPQSAYLQAGHLYDRYKEYFNIK